One window of Schistocerca cancellata isolate TAMUIC-IGC-003103 chromosome 9, iqSchCanc2.1, whole genome shotgun sequence genomic DNA carries:
- the LOC126100780 gene encoding cuticle protein 19, with protein sequence MRAVTQLLTAAMLVATCRAGYLGGYGGYAAAPAAYAAAPAAYAAPAYAAAPAIVKTAYAAPAIVKAAAPAVDYYSYPKYAYEYGVNDPHTGDVKRQWEERDGDVVRGEYSLLEPDGTTRTVTYTADAHNGFNAVVHRSGPSTHPATAVAVPAVAKYVAAAPAIVKSVGYGGYGYH encoded by the exons ATGAGGGCCGTAACGCAG TTGCTGACCGCCGCGATGCTGGTGGCGACGTGCCGCGCCGGCTACCTGGGAGGCTACGGCGGctacgccgccgcccccgccgcctacgCCGCCGCTCCcgccgcctacgccgcccccgcctacgCCGCCGCTCCCGCCATCGTCAAGACCGCCTATGCCGCCCCCGCCATCGTCAAGGCCGCCGCCCCAGCCGTCGACTACTAC TCGTACCCCAAGTACGCTTACGAGTACGGCGTTAACGACCCGCACACCGGCGACGTGAAGCGGCAGTGGGAGGAGCGGGACGGCGACGTGGTGCGCGGCGAGTACTCGCTGCTCGAGCCGGACGGCACCACCCGCACCGTCACCTACACGGCCGACGCGCACAACGGCTTCAACGCCGTGGTGCACCGCTCCGGGCCCAGCACGCACCCCGCCACCGCCGTGGCCGTGCCCGCCGTCGCCAAGTACGTGGCCGCGGCGCCCGCCATCGTCAAGTCCGTCGGCTACGGCGGCTACGGCTACCACTGA